In Crinalium epipsammum PCC 9333, the genomic window TCATCAATTGTCATTAATGCCAAGACTTTGCTAATACTAAGCTGCTACGCAGCTAAATTTAATAAGCAGCATTACCTTTATTTTTAATTTTACGTTCCCATTTAATAATAAGACCTCCTTCATTTAACAACTTATTCAATAACTCTTCTAGCTGTTCTACTGACTCAAATAGTCGATGAGCTATATATTCTTTCGCTGAATGCCAAACTAATTCGATTAAATTATAATCTGGGCTATATGGGGGTAAGAACTCTAAAATAATGTTGGGCATTTCTGAGGCGATTTTTTCTAAAATATCTTTCCTTTTGTGGAAGCTGGCGTTATCTAAAATAATAACTATTTTTGCTGAACCTTTTGCAAAATCTTCACTTTGTTTACCTTGCTCAATCCATTCTTCTAGTAAAAAACCATTTAAGAGTTTTATCTGTTCATAAAAAACATCTGCATTTCCTTTTTTTATGACAAAATTCATCCTCTTTTTGTCGTGATAACGCAATCCTCCCATAATATTTACTCTTCCTCTTCTTCTTTGCCCCGTCACTTTCTTTCTATGACCTTTCTTGCCCCAGGTTTTTCTTCTTATCACTCTTAAACTAAAACCGCTTTCGTCCCAGAACCATACCTGTAAACGCTCTGGGGTTGCGAGCGTTATTTTTAAATATTCCGCTAATTTTTCTTTAAATATTTTACGTTTTTCAGGGTTTTGTTTGTCCTCCAGGCTGTATTTTGCCCACAGGTAAACGTACTTTTTTTCTCTAATCTTCTCCTCACTTGAGAACCACTTAACTTAATTCCTGTTGCTTGCTCCAGGTAGGTTGCTAGTCTTGCTGCTGTCCATCTCCCAAATTCATATCCATATTCTGCTGGCTCTTTTTCAACAACTTCTAATAATAAGTTTTCATATTCTTGGGTAACTTTGCTAAAATTACCTTCTCTCCTTCCATCTAAAAAGCTATCTAAATTATCTGGGTCGCCATGAACCGCCCAATATGCTACTGTTGGGTATGCAAGATCTAGAAATTCACTAATCTCTTGGTAGGTTTTTCCATCGTTTATTAATAATAAAATCAGAACCTTCTCTCTTACATAGGGATTTTCATGCTCTTTTAAGATTGTCAGTAGCTGTTCTCTCTGTTCTTGAGAAAGATGGTTTTTGGCTGGCATACCTGGCTAGTAATAGCTTTTTTATTGATGTTTGTATTATACAATCAAGCTGCGTAGCAGCTTAATTGCTCCAATAGCTGTAACTTTTGATCCTCGATAAAACGGTTTTAAATCGTATACTCTTGTTCCACGTTGTGAACGGGCATGAGTTCTTGCTAAACCTAGCATCACTCCCGTTTCATCTAGGAATACTAAGTTCTCTGGATCTATATCTTTCACTTTTTCCCAGTATTCTATCCTTAATTTTTGAACTCTTTCTGTAGCTGCCTGGCTACTCCGCATTGTTTTTTTTTGCGATTTAATCCGATTTTTTGTAACGAGGAGGACATCGCACTTCGACCTACCCAATTTCCCGTCTTTGCAGCAAATAATTCGCAAAATTCCACTAAGGTTGCATCAGGATTCTCTGCAACCATTGTCTTTAAATCTGCTTCAGCATTTTTGAGATAACTAAACTGAGGTTTACCTCGCTGTTTAGGTTGTAAATTTCCATCAACTCGTTGCTGTTTCACCAGTTTTTGGACTAAACTTTTACTCACCGAGAATCTAGCGGCTACGTTTCTAATGGATATGTTTTCCATTAGATGTGCTGTTACTATTTTTTCTCGTAGATCAATTGAAAATGCTTTCATTAATAAATAATATTTTTGCTATTACATTACTGTACCTCATAACAGCCGGAACGGCTGTATAAGGTAGTAGGCAAACTGGCCCAACTCCGCAGCCAGTCGCCCGCATTTCTCCAGTGGGCGGATTAAAGTTATTGTGACGCGGTAAACGATCTTTATCTTTCTTGTCGATAAATCCCCAGTTGCTATCGCATAAAGATACATAGTTGGAAGCCATGCCATCTCCGAGGAGGTTTTCAGTTATAAGTAGTTGATTATTCGTCATTAATGATTACATCCTCGTCAGATGCAGGAAGTATGCAAACTCGCCCAATTGCAATTGCATAAACCCCTGTACCTGCTGGTTTGTCAAACTGCTTGTAGCTAGATTTTTCTTCTTCTGTGATTCCATCCTCGTTTATGAACCCGCAACAGTTGGGTAATGTACTAAGCAAGTAGTTACAAGCCAGCGCGTCTCCGAGGAGGTTTTCAGTTACAGGTAGTTGTTGATTGCTCATGGTTTTTTTAGATCTGATAATTGGATTTTTTAACTATCCGCGAGATATCGCGGTTTAATGCAATAAGCTTTCAAAATTTCTCAGTTAAAAATTCCAGCACTTTCACCGCGAGCTTAGATCCTGCACTCTGTTTAGGTATCGTGCCAAATTCTTTAATGCTCAGTATTCTTGCAGTTCTGCCTAAATCATTTCTAAAAGTTTCAATTACGTTTCCAATTTCGCTCTTGCTAAAAATATTGAATGTCGGGCTGTCAACAGTAATAGAAGTCAACTGGGCGCTGTCCTCAACAAGAATTTGAAATTTGAAACGTTTGGGTTGAGGTAATTTTGAAATGTCAAAAACTTCAATTGAAATAATTTCAATTGGACTGTCAACGTCACTACTTATATACTGTTCTAAGCTCAGTATTAACGCTTCGCGGCTGTGGGGTTTGGGATGATTAATTACAGTGACGAGCTTACCACTAGATTTAAGATGTATGAAATTTATCAAATATTCCATCTTTCCCTCAAGCTTTTTGATACTTTTGTTAAGGTGCGTTCGTTAATTCTGTACCTGATTGCGAACGACTTGTCGTCGCTATAAGCTTCGCACATGAGTATGTTGTTTTTACCAGCCTGTGCTACCTTCTTTAATTGATAAAGCTCTGCAACAAACTAGCCCTACTCCGCGTCCCATTATTCTTCCTATTGGGTATTCGTATTGTTTGTGGTGACAGTGATGCTTTTCTTCTTCTTCGAGTTCTTCATCTAGAAATCCCCAGTTGGGTTCGTCCTGGCAGATGAAATTAACTGCGATCGCATCTCCGGTGTTATTTTCTGGCAGTTGAGAATCACACATGGCAGTTGATGACGGTTGTAATTGATGGGAGTTTTTCAATTTGCTTGTTGGTATTAATTGAAAAACTCCTAATTAACAGTGCGCGAGTTATCGCGCTGTTTGGTTACAAAACTGAATTTTTTATTTGTTGAGGTCTGACAATTTGAACGCTAAATCTCTGAAGCGATATTTTTCGCCTTGTGCAATTTGATCAAGTAGCATCAAGGCATCTTGACCAAGAAGTAACTCATCTGGTATTTCGGGGTGGTAGGAAATTAGATCTTCTCGCTTACAAGAGGATAAAATATCTTGAATCCAGTAAGGGCAGTTATTTACTTTGTCTTCTTTTTGTGCAATTACTTTCAGCCTTTCTAGATAATCTTCTCCAAAAGTTGAAGTGATACCCCTCAAAATTAAGTTTTTCCTTGTTAAAATTGTAAATTGGATGCTTAATTAATACTATCAATTAGTGACAATTTTAGCTTCATTTGTTGCGAAAAGCCAATGTTATTTCGACTTGTTATGCCAGCCACACTTCCTAAACCCAACTCGGATGTTTAATGACTGACGATCTTTGCAAAGAACTGGTGAAGTATTCTTTGGTATCTTGACCGAGATAACGTAGTTAATTAAAACTTAGGCGGGTCAACTATGGACTTGTTTTTCAAGCCCCCACTATAATCTAAGATTTAGTGGTGGGTTGTTCAGGGGGCGACCAAGCCGCTAGAGCGGCTGGTCTATAAGGTTTATGGCTCTTAAGCCCCTTTGATAAAATGACTTTTTATTGGCAATAAGATTGAGCATTTCCTCTACCCATAACTGGCACTCATGAAAACCAACCAGCCAACTTTCACCATATAAACCTATCCAAAAGTTACTATGCCTTCTTCTAGTTCTACCTTTTTCAGTTAGACGACAAATATATTTTCCTTGTCCTAAAGCTTGTGTTCTTTGCCCATGAAGCCATGCCGAAGTCATGGCTAAAGCGATTAAAAGAATTAGCTTAATCAATCTATCAGGTGGAGCTTGAGAATCTTCGAGATTATATCCTCCAGTTTTACAATCTTTAAACATAGCTTCTATGCCATAGCGTTGTTTGTATATGCGAACAGCACTGTTTAAATCAGGGAGGTTTGTTAATAAATACCAAGGTTCATCTTCTTGCTTACCTTTATACTTTCTCTTCCAATAAGCAGCTAAATTGAAGCGATTAAAACCTTTTTTTTGAGTTAAACTAATATGAGAATAAAATAGCCTGATACCTGGTTGAATCGGAATACTACTTAACGGTTGAAACTTTTGTCTTCTTTCTCGGAAAGTTGTATTGCACTTTTGGCGGAGTACAAAGCTGACGTGCTGACGGTGTAACTATTGTGCTAACTCTATGCTATGAAACTCTCTATCGCCAACGACCACTAATTGATATTTATTTAATAGCCGAATTACTGGACGTAATACTTGTTTTTGTTCTGCTAGATTGCAGGCACCCTTTTTATCCAACAATGTCCAGAATATGGGAAAAGCTCTTTTTTGATAAATGGCGCTAACCATCAAGACATTATTTTCTCGCCATTGAGTTCTATCAATAGCAATAATTAGCTGAGATCCAGTTTTAATTTGAGGATCAAGAATCTCTCTAATTAAGGGAAACCATATAGCCAGCACGCTTAGTGAACCCAGAGATAAAAAACGTTGAATATGGCGGCGGCGACTGTTTTCTAAAATGGGTAAGGGTAGAGTCGCTGCTAATCTTTCTATGCGTACTTGTTTCTGGGATTGTAATAACCACACTAGCATTTTTAGGGTGATTAATTGTGCTGGTTTGAGGTATCTTTCCAGGTATTTTTGATAAAATGATGGCAACATTATTGTTTTGGTCTTGTGTTGATAGCGAGACCGTTCCTTTTTAACATAACTTAATACTTTTTTCTCTATTTAGAGTCTGTTGTCAATAAGCCGACGTTTTTCTGCTTGGCGCTTTAGCGCCAAAACCTTTGCACATAAAGCTTTGGGGGCGCTTGTCGCCCCCTGAAGGTGGGTTGTTAACATCCTGAAACAGACCATAATCTCTAAGTTGCAAGCTCGTTCTACTTTTCTCAAGAAAATTTCCTGTGCATATTAGGTTGATTAAAATTTGTGTGATAGGAAGCGATCGCTTCCTGTCTTACTTTGGAAAATGCTTTAACAGAATCGGGTAGAGTGCCTGTGCGATCGCCTCAATGTGGTCTAGCAATTTCTTCGCCTTCCTCTCCTATCCACACCCGCGAATTTGGTGTGTAATTTAGCGAGAAAATTTCTGATCTCCACCAGGCTGACAGACTGAGTTCAAGGTTTCCCCAATGCAAGTCAAAATCGTGACACTTAGATCTATAAAATTCGTGAAATGGGTCAGGATAAGGACGGTTTGTTGGGTCAAAGCTCTCCGCAAAATAACCTTTGAATTCAATTTCAACAAATGAATACGTCACTTTCACGTCTGTCGTTAGGTTGAAGCGTCGGTGCTGGTAGTGTTCCTCTAGGATTTTTGCGATCGCTAGTTGCGTTTCTAGTGGTAGTTGGGTAATCATATGCGCGTACTTAAATTAAGTTTGTAATGTTTGATGTTTGCGGTAGTGCGATTGAAGTACGCATATTTACTGCGTTAAAACCAGTTTGAGGTTTTCCGTTATTTCAATGGCTTCGAGCCGATGTCCATAAGACCACGCCATTGTATGAGGGCAGTTAATTAAGTTTTTGAGTTTGTGTTTGCCCGACTGCCATGATTCATCGTCGTCAAAAAGGTAAATGCTATCAGATTCACACCCTTCACCAGGGTTGATCAATTTTTCAATTGCATTTTCTATTTCTGAAGGCATTGCCGTTATCTTTGCCATTATCTTTGCTCCTATGATTTGTATGATTTGAAGTATTAAATAAAGTTGTTTCTTGTTTTTTAGTAATACGGATAGTAGTATAACCATAAATTATTGTAGTGTTAAATTTACCTCAAAAAGTTATCACTACAACAGTAGGTATTCTATTTGTTCTGTAGTGACAACTTTTCAAATAAAGTTGCCACTACAATAATTTATGCAATTGTAAGCTATTTCTTTTTATGCTTCAAAACCACTAAAAACTATTATTAATTAGTAATTTTAGTTTACATTTAGATAAAAATTTAGTATCAACAAGTGTTATTTTTCCCACTCGGTTAGTTGCAATTGAACTGTAGGATAAATAGCAGCATTTTTAGGTATTTTTTTGGCTGTGGCGATCGCCAGTTTGACATTACTCTCTGCCTGACTTTGTGCGATCGCAAATAATTGTTCACTCCAGTTATTGATAGCTTCGGTTGCTTCGGCTTTGTCACTACTTTTTGAAGGAATGGATGAAGCTGTCCTGATAGCTCTACTAAGGCTTTCTACAGTCCCACCATTGGCAGCTTCATAGGCGCTTCGTAGATTAGTTGATGCGATCGCATCCGAGTCTTCGCTTTTTACCGTACTTGTTATAGATTTTTGTGATTTGGGTAATCTGGTTTCAGTTATTTCAATATTAGTATTAGAATCTTTGACAATTTCTTCTTCTGTTGAATTGTTGGGTGTGGGTGCTTCTAGTTGTCTAATTAGGGTTCTCCAAGCTGCAATTTGAGAACTTGCCTCCTCATACAATGCGCGTCCCTTAGTAATTTGCCTAGCTATGCTTATGGCTGTCCTTAAGTTGTCAGCATTGTTACTGCGGGCATATCCTTGAGCTTGTTCAAGTATTGGTCTATCTTGTAGAGTTTCCACAATATTCGACCACTCCCGAATCTGTTTTGAGGCGGCTGGATACAGCGCACGCCCTGACGATATCTGCTTGGCTGTATCAATTGCGGCGAGTAAATCTTCTGTTCTATTTCCAGCAGCTAGAGCATTGGCATCGTCAAGTATCGGCTGGTCTTCAATAGTCTGAATCTGCTGTCTCCATTTGTAGGCTTGGCGTTGAGCCTCACCATATCGGGGGTTGTTAATGGGGATTTTATTAATTTCACTAATCCCTGCAAGCAGATCGTTCATTCCCCCAGGCGCAGCTAGATTTCGCCCTTCGTTTAAATGCTCTACGTCGGTTATTTCCAATGTCCATTTGAAAATTAGGCGTTGAGCTTGCTCGAACAGCGGGCGCTCACTTTTGAGTTGCTTTGCCATTGCGATCGCAACTTCCAAATCGCTAACCTCCCCCTCATTGGCGCGTCCAACTGCGGAAGCTAAATCAATGATGTCTTTAGCTTCCGCTTCCAGCGTTGGCTCTGGTGGGATATTTTTGGCTATTGATAGTGCTTCTTTCCAATTGCCGCTGTTGAGTTTATTTTTGGCAATTTTTACTAAAATTGTCCCGCTTTTAGTAATTAAATCCGTACTTTTTTTGAAAATTAAACTTGTAGGTGGAATGCTTTGGGCTATTTTAATAGCTTTGTATAAATTTTCTACTCCCCCTTGGAATACCAAGTCATATCCGATGTCTAGTTGCTCATTCTCTTTTTGAGTAAGTTGCAGTATATCTATTAGCTGGTTGTATTTAATGTTGCCCCAATACTCATTCCCCAACTTTGTGAGTTTTACAGCTTCCGGGAAAACTTCCGACCACTTTAAACTTTTGATGTAACTAATTGCTGTGTCGTATATTTTTTGGGCGGTTGACCAAATTAGTTGCCATTCTTCAATCTTGGCGATCGCCACTGGCGTTACTTTCGGATGTTCGGGAATTTTTTTAGCGGCGGCTATCGCCTCATCTAGTTTCCCCTCTTGAAAGGAATTATCAGCTAATCTAAGGATGTCCCGCGACCATTTCTCTATTCGGCGCTCAATTTCTGAGTGCATTGCGTGGTTGGCTGGTAAAGTACTGATTAATCCAATAGCCTCTATTAAGTTATCGACGGTTTGTTTGCTGGCAGCTAGCTCCGCGCAGTACAAGCGCATGGATGCAGAAGCCGTCAGCATGAATATTTTGGGGCAGTTGGGCGCTGATGGCAGCTTCAGCAAAACTGATACGCCGATAAAGCTTAAACTCCCAGATAGGATTAGTGTTGCGCTTACCCACAGTTGCCAGGGTATTCTTGATCGGCGGGAGCTTTGGAGTCTGGTTTTGCTTACTTCGTCTGTTGGTGCAATATATTCCGAATCTTTAACTTCATTAGTTATGTGTAAGGAAGTTTTTTTCTGGCACGAATTTGAAAGCTTAAACATGGTTTATTTTTTGACCATGATTGATTTTAATAACTTTACGGGAGTTCTATTAATTAGCACAAGCAATTTACAATGGATAATTTCTACTCATTCAAATTTACCCACTCACAAGCCTTAGCTGCACTTCATACAGGGCAAGCTGACCCCATCAAATATTACCAAGCTCGCAGAGATTTATTTCAATTATCCTTAATGGCAGATTACGACCAGCTTGTATGTCTGCCTACCCTGACTAAAATAGACAAACATTGGTATCAAATCGAAACTGCTAGAAAAGTTCTCAGACAACTAGGAGGACGTGCCTTACTCGCCGACGAAGTTGGACTCGGAAAAACCATTGAAGCCGGACTTATTTGTGCTGAATACATCGCCAGAGGTCAAATTCAATCCCTACTGGTTTTAACCCCAGCATCCCTTGTCTCTCAATGGCAACTAGAATTAGCTGATAAATTTAACATCGATACCGTTACTACCGACTCCAAGCAACTGCAAGAAAATACTGATGATTTCTGGACATCCAACCCCAGAATAATCGCCTCTCTTAACACTGCCAAATCATCTAAACATTTTCCCTACGTCACCAAGAGAAACTGGGATTTAGTCATAGTCGATGAAGCCCACCACCTTAAAAACCGCTCTACCCTGAATTGGAAACTCGTCAACGCCCTCAACAAGCGATTTATTTTAATGCTCACCGCCACACCAGTACAAAACTCTCTGGTGGAATTATTTAATCTCTTAACCCTCCTCAAGCCAGGATTATTGCAAACTGAAGCAGCTTTCAAAAAAGAATATGTCTCCTCCAAAAATGGACGAGTCCCCAAAAACCCAGAGAAGCTGCGTCAGTTGATGCGTGAAGTGATGATACGCAATACCCGCTCTCTTGTGGATGTCAAATTACCCAAACGCTTCGCTACTACCATCACTGTCACTCCTTCTCAACAAGAAGAGAAACTTTATCAGGACTTAACTCAATACTTACGCTCACAACAAAGCCTAGATAAATTTTCCCGCACTAATTTGTTAATGCGAGCGGGTTCTTCTAGTCGCGCCTTAGCAGAATCTCTCAAGAACCTTGCTAAAAGATTACCCAGCGATGAAATAAAAACATTGACTAAACGCGCTGCTCAAATTAAACAAGTAGAAAAAGCTAAGGCTTTGGTGGACTTGTTAAAACAATCCAAACAGAAAACCATAGTATTTACCACTCATAGAGCCACCAGTTCCTATTTAGCCTCAACTTTAGAGTCAGCAGGTATCCCATTTGCAGAATTTTTGGGAGATATGTCTTTAAACCAGAAAGATGCTGCCATTGCAGCATTTAAAGATAGCGTACCCGTGTTGCTGGCATCTGAGACAGGTGGGGAAGGACGTAACATCCAGTTTGCTAATGCAATTGTCAACTATGACTTGCCTTGGAATCCCATGAAGATTGAACAACGCATTGGGAGAATTCATCGAATTGGACAAACACAAGATGTTTTTATTTTTAATTTTTGTCTTCAAGGCAGCATTGAAGAATATATTTTAGGTATATTACACGATAAAATCAATATGTTTGAATTAGTCGTTGGTGAAATAGAAACAATATTGGGTCAGGTAGATGATGAATTTGATTTTAGCGAGGTAGTCATGGATATTTGGCTAAAAAATCAATCACAAGCTGAACTGAATACAGCCTTTGGTCAATTAGCAGATGAATTATTAAAAGCCAAAGAGCAATATCGAGAAACCAGTGAACTAGATGAGCAAATTTTTGGTGAAGAATTTGAAGCTTAATGTGAAGAGTCACAACCAAAAAATCAGGGATCGAAAATTAGGTTTTTAACTTAATTTTATAGATTAGTTATTTTTTTTGAATTTTTCACGTTTGTTTCCTGATTATATGATTGACGATCCTATTCTTTCTACACTAGCTCAACTTGTCTCACTACACGATGGCATAGTAGAACCAGCCGGAAACCACTCCCTCAGCGTACTATTAACTGAAAATATTGCTAAAATTCTGGACGTAGGCGAAGAAGTTACCTTCAGTACTAGAGCCGATATTCCTAATAGTTCTTTTGTTACTTATCATTCAGAACTCCTGAAAAAATTTGACGCACTCCTCCAAATTAGAGGGGCTGTTACTGCCTTAGAAGTTAAATACAATGGTTACTTAAAAACAACAGGGTTCGATAAATTATTACTTCAAAAAATTGCCCCTCAAAATGGTTTACTTCGTTATTTAGATGCTAAACCTGCTACCACACGTTATCTTTGGTGTCATGTTGCTTATACAGCAGAGGCAGATGAAAAAAGAATTGGCATGGTTTCTTTTATTATCAACGAGTTAACCAAAGTTACGCCAGTAGACATCGGAGATGCTTTGTTGTGGGAGTCTGATATCGTACCTGTGGACAACACCAATCATCCACCCATGATGGCAGAGGAGGAATTGTCAAATTTAATCGAACAAACTTCAACTCAATTAATTAAAACTGACTTAGAAAATTGGTCTGCAAAGTTAAATAGAGCTAGAGCTAGGGATGAAGAAAGGCTGAAAACATATTACGGCACTATAGCTCAAGAAATTCGCTCCAAACTTGAATTTAAGCAATTAGAAGGAGAAGATAAACAAAAGGAATTAGCACGAATTGAAGCAACACATAGAGAGTTAGATAGAAAGCTAGCAGATGTACAAGAGCGTTATGCCATGCGGGTAGAAGCTTATTTGCACAGTGCCATGATTATCTATTTACCTACGGTACATATTCAATGCGAACTTATTCGCAAAAAAGCTCAACGTGAAGTCATAGCCGTTTGGAACCCTTTCACTAAAATAATTGAACCCTTGCGGTGCGAAGTTTCGGGAGAACCTGTATACAATTTTTATTTGGACGATGATGATGCCAAAATTATCTCACCAACAATTTGGAAGGAACGATAATTTTGCTACTTCTACATTCGTAACGCAAGGGTTCATACTGTTGTCTGTAAGTCTTTAACCACTCCTTATTAAAATTCATTAAACTTAAAACGAGCAGCAATGTCAAAAGCTAGATTTATTGTTCTATTTGCCCTAGCAGCAACACTACCAATCGTACCGCCTCTGATTGTGAACGGTACTCAAGCTAGGTCTAGTACCTCCGATAGACAATTAGTTCAGTCGAGCCGACGACACCCTGTCCAAGACTCTGTGTTCTACTTCGTCCTGCCCGACAGGTTCGCCAACGGTAACGATGTCAACGATACTGATAGCCTTGGTGGAGATACAGATAAAGACGTGCTGCGACACGGCTACAATCCCAGGCATAAGGGCTACTACCACGGTGGCGATATTGCGGGACTAAGAAGCAAGCTTAACTACCTTAAGGGTATGGGTGTAACAGCGATCTGGATGACCCCAGTATTCAAGAATAAGCCTGTACAAGGTGACGGCACAATTGCTGGATCTTCCTCTGGCTACCACGGCTACTGGATTACTGACTTCACCCAAATTGACCCGCATTTGGGTACCAACGAGGAACTCCAGACCCTCATCAAAGAAGCCCACACACGCGGCATGAAGGTTTTCTTTGATATCATCACCAACCACACCGCTGACGTGATCTCCTACAAAGAAGGCAAAAACAGTTACCGCAACAAGACTCAGTTCCCGTACAAGACAGCGCAGGGCGAAACCTTCGACGACCGCAACTACGTGGGAATGAAATTTCCTAAACTTGATGCCAATGTTAGCTTCCCGTACACGCCAGAGTTTCTGAATGAGAGTGACAAGACGACCAAGAAACCAAACTGGCTTAATGACCCCATCTACTACCACAACCGAGGTAATACTGACTTTCAAGAAGAAGATGAAGACCATTGGTGACAAGTTAAGCCTGTAACTGTTTTGTCAAGAGGCTTTCAGAGAATTGTTGAAAAAAAACTGGTCAGACCCTCGTTGAAGATTGGGAAAAGGAGCGACAATCAACTTAACATTGGGGTTTCGTTGCTGTTTGATAATACCTAAATCTCGATTTTCGGGATCAGCAAAATACTTAACGGGGTCTGTTGCCTTACCTTTCTGATGAGCCATAGTAAAATGATAAAGACCGCGATAAATCATTTCTAATGAAATCTCGTCGAAGGGGAGAGCAAGTTCATCTGCTACGGCATCACCTAAATCTACTAAAACCGCATAAAATAACCAGGTCGCCCAAATTTGTAACTTAATTCCATTGATTGAACCCGTCCATAAATAACTTAAACCTAAAAGCCTCTTGACTGTGTTAAAAGCATCTTCAATCCGCCACCGCCGCCGATATAAATCTGCTACCACATAAGGGGGTAAAATATTAGGGTCTAGGACGCTGGTTAAATAAGAATGCCAGGTTTTTCCTGACCTGACTTCAATCAAACGCAAGG contains:
- a CDS encoding helix-turn-helix domain-containing protein; this encodes MKAFSIDLREKIVTAHLMENISIRNVAARFSVSKSLVQKLVKQQRVDGNLQPKQRGKPQFSYLKNAEADLKTMVAENPDATLVEFCELFAAKTGNWVGRSAMSSSLQKIGLNRKKKQCGVARQLQKEFKN
- a CDS encoding DEAD/DEAH box helicase, with translation MDNFYSFKFTHSQALAALHTGQADPIKYYQARRDLFQLSLMADYDQLVCLPTLTKIDKHWYQIETARKVLRQLGGRALLADEVGLGKTIEAGLICAEYIARGQIQSLLVLTPASLVSQWQLELADKFNIDTVTTDSKQLQENTDDFWTSNPRIIASLNTAKSSKHFPYVTKRNWDLVIVDEAHHLKNRSTLNWKLVNALNKRFILMLTATPVQNSLVELFNLLTLLKPGLLQTEAAFKKEYVSSKNGRVPKNPEKLRQLMREVMIRNTRSLVDVKLPKRFATTITVTPSQQEEKLYQDLTQYLRSQQSLDKFSRTNLLMRAGSSSRALAESLKNLAKRLPSDEIKTLTKRAAQIKQVEKAKALVDLLKQSKQKTIVFTTHRATSSYLASTLESAGIPFAEFLGDMSLNQKDAAIAAFKDSVPVLLASETGGEGRNIQFANAIVNYDLPWNPMKIEQRIGRIHRIGQTQDVFIFNFCLQGSIEEYILGILHDKINMFELVVGEIETILGQVDDEFDFSEVVMDIWLKNQSQAELNTAFGQLADELLKAKEQYRETSELDEQIFGEEFEA
- a CDS encoding alpha-amylase family glycosyl hydrolase, which gives rise to MFYFVLPDRFANGNDVNDTDSLGGDTDKDVLRHGYNPRHKGYYHGGDIAGLRSKLNYLKGMGVTAIWMTPVFKNKPVQGDGTIAGSSSGYHGYWITDFTQIDPHLGTNEELQTLIKEAHTRGMKVFFDIITNHTADVISYKEGKNSYRNKTQFPYKTAQGETFDDRNYVGMKFPKLDANVSFPYTPEFLNESDKTTKKPNWLNDPIYYHNRGNTDFQEEDEDHW